CTGCTTCTGCGGGTCCGCGATGGGATCGCTGTTGCCCAGGTAGGTGATCCAGGCGGTGCCCGTGTACTCGTAACCGGCGTCGGCGTCCCCGTTCTTGACCGCTTCCCGGGAGCCGATGGAGCCCTGGATGCCCGTACGGTCCAGCACCTCGGCGCCGGCCGCCTGGAACGCGATGCCCATGATCGCGCCCAGGACGAGCTGCTCGGTGAACTCCTTGGAGGTCACGGTCAGCTTGGCACCCTCGAGGGGGCGCCCCTTCCCGACCGACCCCGGCCGCACGTCGTCGACCATGGGCGAACCGCTGGTCAGCCCGCACCCGGAGACCACCACCAGCAGGGCGAACGCCGCCACCGGCCCCGTAACCCGTCGTCTCATGAGCCCGCCTCCAGTCCGCGCGGGCTGAGCAGCAGCTCGGCCAGTGACGCCAGCCAGTCGACCAGCAGGGCCAGTGCGACGGTCAGGATCGAGCCGAGGACCAGCACCGGCATCCGCTGATTGGTGATCCCGGTCGTGATCAGCACGCCCAGACCGCCGCCTCCGCCGAACGTGGCGAGCGTCGCCGTGCCCACGTTCAGGACGAGCGCGGTCCGTACGCCGGCCAGGATCAGCGGTACGGCCAGCGGGAGTTCGATGCGGCCCAGCACACCCAGCGGGGACATGCCGATTCCCCGGGCGGCCTCCAGGAGCGTCGGGTCGTTCGCCTTCAGCCCGGCGATCGTGTTGGACAGGACGGGCAGGACGGCGTACGCGATGATGCCGATCAGCGCCGCCCTGCGGCCGATGCCCAGCCAGATCACCAGCAGGGCCAGCAGCCCGATCGCGGGCGTGGCCTGCCCCATGTTGGCGAAGGTCATGGCCACCGGGGTCGCCTTGCGCAGGGCCCCGCGCGTCAGCAGGATGCCCAGCGGAATCGCGATGATCAGCACGAAGAAGGTGGAGATCACGGTCAGCTCGATGTGCTGGCGCAGCGCCTTCCACACCTGCCCGTTGCTGAGCGCGTTCTCGGAGAGGGGGTCGAGGTCCGCCTGGCGGAACCAGAGCCAGGTGCAGAGCAGTCCGACGACGAGCACGGTCGGCAGAAGGGTCAGCTTCAGCCAACTGATCCTGCCGGCCGGGGACTTGGCGGCCACCACGGCGAGCTCCTCGTCGAAGGCGGCCTCCCGCCCGGCTTCCGGCCCGACACCCCCGACGTCCCCGGCACCAGGACGGGAACCCCCGCGCTCCGTACGGGTGCCCCGGTCGTCCCGGTCACCCGCGTCGCCATCGCGACCGGCCTCGGGGCCGCTCACGCCTCGCCCTCCCCGCCGCCACCCGCACCCTCCTGCTCCTGACGGGAACCCTCATGGCGGCTCTGCTCGGTGCGGGCCTCCTCCAGCTCGTGCTGGTGCTCCATCGCGTCGAGCCGGTCGGCCTCCAGCATCTCCTGCACGGAGTTCATCAGCGTCTCCATGTCCACCACGCCGGTGTACTCGCCGCGCCGCCCGGTCACCACGACCCGCCCCGCATTGTCCGTGAGCACGGCCTCCAGCGCGTCCCGCAGCGTCGCGTCCCTGGTCACGGTGTCGTTCACCGGTGTGCCGGCGCGGGCCAGCGAGCCCCGGGCCCGCATGAGATCGCCGCGCCGCAGCCACTTGTAGGGCCGCCCCCGCCGGTCGAGGAGCAGGATCTCGTTCGTACCGCTCGCCCGGACCTTGTTGAAGATCTCCTGCAGTGGATCGTCGACGGTCACCGTCGGATACTCGGTGATCTCCACATCCCGTACGCGCGTCAGGTTCAGCCGCTTCAGGGCGGCACCGGCGCCCACGAACCCGGACACGAAGTCGTCGGCGGGGTTGGTGAGGATCGCCTCCGGGGTGTCGAACTGCGCGATGTGCGACTGCTCGCGCAGCACCGCGATCCGGTCACCGAGCTTGATGGCCTCGTCGAAGTCGTGCGTGACGAAAACAATGGTCTTGTGCAGCTCGTGCTGCAGCCGAATCAACTCGTCCTGCAGGTGATCACGAGTGATCGGATCGACGGCACCGAACGGCTCGTCCATCAGCAGCACGGGCGGATCGGCGGCCAACGCCCGCGCCACGCCCACCCGCTGCTGTTGCCCGCCGGACAGTTGCCGCGGATACCGCCCGTGGAACTCGCCCGGATCGAGCCCCACCAGATCGAGCATCTCCTCGATGCGCGCGGCGACCCGCGCCTTCGACCAGCCGACCATCTTCGGCACGAGCCCGATGTTCTGGGCGACCGTCATGTGCGGGAAGAGCCCCGAGGACTGGATGGCGTACCCGATCTTCCGTCGCAGTTTGACGGGATCCATGTGGGTGACGTCCTCGCCTCCGATGCGGATCCGCCCGCCCGTGGGCTCGATCAGCCGGTTGATCATTTTCAGCGTGGTGGACTTCCCGCACCCGGAGGGCCCGACCAGCACCACCAGCTCACCGGCGTTGATCTCCATGTTGACGCTGTCCACCGCGGGATCGGCGCTCCCCGGATACCGCTTGCTCAGACTCTCCAGCCGGATGGTGGCCCCGGTGGCGTCGCGCCCACCCCCACCCTCCCGCGCCCCTTCCACGGTCCCTGCTGCTGTCTCAGACACGAATCCCCCTAGGGATGGTCAGCCGTCCGATGAGGACGTACGCGGCATCGAACAGCAGCGCCAGGACGATGATCCCGAGCGTGCCCGCGAGGACTTGGTTGAGCGCGTTCTTGCTGCCCAGGGAGGCGATACCGCGGAAGATCTCATTGCCGAGACCCGGCCCCGAGGCGTACGCGGCGATCGCGGCGATGCCCATCAGCATCTGCGTGGAGACCCGGATCCCGGTCAGGATCGGCGGCCAGGCCAACGGCAGTTCGACGCGTACGAGCCGGGCGAGCCGCGACATCCCGATGCCGGTCGCCGCGTCCACCAGCGACGGGTCGACCCCGCGCAGCCCGACGATCGAGTTCCGCACGATGGGCAGCAGCCCGTACAGGGTCAGGGCGATCACCGTGGGCGGCACACCCAGTCCCACCACCGGGATCAGCAGACCGATCATGGCGAGCGAGGGAATGGTCAGCAGGGTCGCCGTGGTGATCGTGGCGAGGTTCCCGGCCCAGTCGCTGCGATAGGTGACCACGCCGATCACCACCCCTACGACCGTGGCGACGACCATGCACTGGAAGACGGCGCTGGCGTGCTGAAAGGCATCGGCGAGGAGCTGCTGATGACGACTGCCGAGGTACTCCCAGAAGTTCACCCGCTGTCACCCCACTCGGTAGCCCAGTCGTTCAGCCGTCACCGTCCCGCGCCGCCTGCTCCACCAGCGGAATGACCCGCAGCGGAACGGGGTTCTCCATGACGATCGCCGTGGAGGCCCGGACGATGCCATCAAAACCGACAACCCGGTCGATCACCCGTTGAAGATCGGCGTTGGAGCGAGCCACGAGCCGGCACAGCATGTCCCCGCCGCCCGTGGTCGTGTGCAGCTCCAGCACCTCGGGCACGGTCGCCAAGTGCGCCCGTACGTCCGTGCCTTGACCCTGCCGGATCTGGAGGGTCGCGAAAGCGGTGACGGGATATCCGAGGGCCGTGGGATCCACCTGCGGGCCGAATCCCCGGATGACGCCATTCGACTGAAGGCGGTCCAGCCGCGCCTGCACGGTCCCGCGCGCGACCCCGAGCCGACGGGACATCTCCAGCACACCGATCCGCGGCTCCTCGGCCAGCAGCACGAGAAGCCGCCCGTCCAAACGATCGATCCCCACAAACACCTCCGCGATGGTCACCCTGTACAAGAAGTAGTCGCAACCCGCCCCTCCACTGAACATATTGCCCAGCCGAATCGCAAACTGTTGCGCACCTTGCTGAAGGGCGAGAGTCTGCGCCCATGACGCAGACCACGCACCACACCCCTCACACCGCGCGGCAGGCAGACCCCTTCCCGGTCAAGGGAATGGACGCGGTCGTCTTCGCCGTGGGCAACGCCAAACAGGCGGCGCACTACTACTCCACGGCCTTCGGCATGCAACTCGTCGCGTACTCCGGACCGGAGAACGGCAGCCGGGAGACGGCAAGCTACGTCCTGGAGAACGGCTCGGCCCGTTTCGTCTTCACCTCGGTCATCAAGCCCGCCACCCCCTGGGGCCACTTCCTCTCCGAGCACGTGGCGGAGCACGGCGACGGAGTGGTGGACCTCGCCATCGAGGTCCCGGACGCACGCGCGGCCTTCGCGTACGCCGTGGAACACGGAGCGACCCCCCTCACCGAGCCGTACGACGTCAAGGACGAGCACGGCACGGTGGTCCTCGCCGCGATCGCCACGTACGGCAAGACCCGCCACACCCTGGTCGAGCGCACGGGTTACGAGGGCCCGTACCTCCCCGGCTACATGGCCGCCGCCCCGATCGTCGAGCCCCCCGCCCGGCGCACCTTCCAGGCCGTCGACCACTGCGTGGGCAACGTGGAACTCGGCCGGATGAACGAATGGGTCGGCTTCTACAACAAGGTCATGGGCTTCACGAACATGAAGGAGTTCGTGGGGGACGACATCGCCACCGAGTACAGCGCTCTGATGTCGAAGGTCGTGGCCGACGGCA
This sequence is a window from Streptomyces ortus. Protein-coding genes within it:
- a CDS encoding ABC transporter permease, with protein sequence MNFWEYLGSRHQQLLADAFQHASAVFQCMVVATVVGVVIGVVTYRSDWAGNLATITTATLLTIPSLAMIGLLIPVVGLGVPPTVIALTLYGLLPIVRNSIVGLRGVDPSLVDAATGIGMSRLARLVRVELPLAWPPILTGIRVSTQMLMGIAAIAAYASGPGLGNEIFRGIASLGSKNALNQVLAGTLGIIVLALLFDAAYVLIGRLTIPRGIRV
- a CDS encoding ABC transporter permease; translation: MVAAKSPAGRISWLKLTLLPTVLVVGLLCTWLWFRQADLDPLSENALSNGQVWKALRQHIELTVISTFFVLIIAIPLGILLTRGALRKATPVAMTFANMGQATPAIGLLALLVIWLGIGRRAALIGIIAYAVLPVLSNTIAGLKANDPTLLEAARGIGMSPLGVLGRIELPLAVPLILAGVRTALVLNVGTATLATFGGGGGLGVLITTGITNQRMPVLVLGSILTVALALLVDWLASLAELLLSPRGLEAGS
- a CDS encoding betaine/proline/choline family ABC transporter ATP-binding protein (Members of the family are the ATP-binding subunit of ABC transporters for substrates such as betaine, L-proline or other amino acids, choline, carnitine, etc. The substrate specificity is best determined from the substrate-binding subunit, rather than this subunit, as it interacts with the permease subunit and not with substrate directly.); protein product: MSETAAGTVEGAREGGGGRDATGATIRLESLSKRYPGSADPAVDSVNMEINAGELVVLVGPSGCGKSTTLKMINRLIEPTGGRIRIGGEDVTHMDPVKLRRKIGYAIQSSGLFPHMTVAQNIGLVPKMVGWSKARVAARIEEMLDLVGLDPGEFHGRYPRQLSGGQQQRVGVARALAADPPVLLMDEPFGAVDPITRDHLQDELIRLQHELHKTIVFVTHDFDEAIKLGDRIAVLREQSHIAQFDTPEAILTNPADDFVSGFVGAGAALKRLNLTRVRDVEITEYPTVTVDDPLQEIFNKVRASGTNEILLLDRRGRPYKWLRRGDLMRARGSLARAGTPVNDTVTRDATLRDALEAVLTDNAGRVVVTGRRGEYTGVVDMETLMNSVQEMLEADRLDAMEHQHELEEARTEQSRHEGSRQEQEGAGGGGEGEA
- the hppD gene encoding 4-hydroxyphenylpyruvate dioxygenase, which gives rise to MTQTTHHTPHTARQADPFPVKGMDAVVFAVGNAKQAAHYYSTAFGMQLVAYSGPENGSRETASYVLENGSARFVFTSVIKPATPWGHFLSEHVAEHGDGVVDLAIEVPDARAAFAYAVEHGATPLTEPYDVKDEHGTVVLAAIATYGKTRHTLVERTGYEGPYLPGYMAAAPIVEPPARRTFQAVDHCVGNVELGRMNEWVGFYNKVMGFTNMKEFVGDDIATEYSALMSKVVADGTLKVKFPINEPAIAKKKSQIDEYLEFYGGAGVQHIALNTNDIVNTVRTMRAAGVQFLDTPDSYYDTLGEWAGETRVPVETLRELKILVDRDEDGYLLQIFTKPVQDRPTVFFEMIERHGSMGFGKGNFKALFEAIEREQERRGNL
- a CDS encoding Lrp/AsnC family transcriptional regulator; its protein translation is MGIDRLDGRLLVLLAEEPRIGVLEMSRRLGVARGTVQARLDRLQSNGVIRGFGPQVDPTALGYPVTAFATLQIRQGQGTDVRAHLATVPEVLELHTTTGGGDMLCRLVARSNADLQRVIDRVVGFDGIVRASTAIVMENPVPLRVIPLVEQAARDGDG